One Gordonia zhaorongruii DNA segment encodes these proteins:
- a CDS encoding homoserine dehydrogenase encodes MTEQAEMAEQAGRPVGIAVLGMGNVGTEVVRNLVEKTNDLRSRVGATVELRGVAVRDLARARDIDSSLLTDDPQSLVGRDDVDVVVELIGGIEPARTLILNALKAGKSVITANKALMAAHAGALSAAAAANHADLYFEAAVAGAIPVIRPLTQSLAGDSVNRVAGIVNGTTNYILSAMDETGADYADVLTEAGELGYAEADPTADVEGYDAASKAAILASIAFHSRVTASDVYREGITEITAEDLQAAKKFDCTVKLLSICERLTIDGVEKVSARVYPALIPHDHPLATVNGAFNAVVVESENAGRLMFYGQGAGGAPTASAVLGDMVMAARNRVNGGRGPLESTYANLPVTPIDDVETRYYVAMKVADKAGVLEQVAAEFANHGVSISAVRQEGAGENARLIVVTHRAPDRDQSATVRAIEEMDSVIKVYSVLRLEGTDD; translated from the coding sequence ATGACGGAACAGGCTGAGATGGCGGAACAGGCTGGGCGCCCAGTCGGGATCGCTGTGCTGGGCATGGGCAACGTCGGAACCGAGGTGGTTCGCAACCTGGTCGAGAAGACGAACGACCTGCGTTCGCGGGTCGGTGCGACCGTCGAGCTCCGGGGCGTCGCAGTGCGCGACCTCGCGCGAGCCCGGGACATCGACTCGTCACTGCTCACCGATGACCCGCAGTCCCTGGTCGGCCGCGACGACGTCGACGTCGTCGTCGAACTGATCGGCGGCATCGAGCCGGCGCGCACCCTGATCTTGAACGCTCTCAAGGCGGGTAAGTCGGTGATCACCGCCAACAAGGCGCTGATGGCCGCGCACGCAGGAGCTTTGTCGGCGGCTGCCGCGGCGAACCATGCGGACCTGTACTTCGAGGCCGCAGTCGCCGGTGCGATCCCGGTGATCCGGCCGCTCACGCAGTCGTTGGCGGGGGACTCGGTGAACCGGGTGGCGGGCATCGTCAACGGCACCACCAATTACATCCTCTCGGCGATGGACGAGACGGGCGCCGATTACGCGGATGTGCTCACCGAGGCCGGCGAACTAGGATACGCCGAGGCGGATCCGACGGCTGACGTCGAAGGTTACGACGCGGCCTCGAAGGCGGCGATCCTCGCCTCCATCGCCTTCCACTCGCGGGTCACCGCGAGCGATGTGTACCGCGAGGGCATCACCGAGATCACCGCGGAGGATCTGCAGGCCGCCAAGAAGTTCGACTGCACGGTCAAGCTGCTGTCCATCTGCGAACGTCTCACGATCGACGGGGTGGAGAAGGTCTCGGCACGCGTGTACCCCGCGCTCATTCCGCACGACCATCCGCTCGCGACGGTGAACGGCGCCTTCAACGCGGTGGTCGTCGAATCCGAGAACGCGGGGCGTCTCATGTTCTACGGGCAGGGGGCGGGCGGCGCGCCGACTGCCTCAGCAGTACTCGGCGACATGGTGATGGCCGCCCGGAACCGCGTCAACGGCGGTCGCGGACCGCTGGAGTCGACGTACGCGAACCTGCCGGTCACGCCCATCGATGATGTGGAGACCCGCTACTACGTGGCGATGAAGGTCGCGGACAAGGCGGGTGTCCTCGAACAGGTGGCGGCCGAGTTCGCCAACCACGGTGTGAGCATCTCGGCCGTGCGGCAGGAGGGCGCGGGGGAGAACGCGCGACTGATCGTAGTCACCCACCGCGCCCCGGATCGCGACCAGTCGGCGACCGTCCGCGCGATCGAGGAGATGGACTCGGTCATCAAGGTCTACAGCGTTCTCCGCCTCGAGGGAACGGACGATTAG